In Pongo pygmaeus isolate AG05252 chromosome 19, NHGRI_mPonPyg2-v2.0_pri, whole genome shotgun sequence, the genomic stretch TGGTAACCTGGGCCACTGGTCATGGCTCCTTCCAGGTTCATTGTCCCCTCTGGACCATGAGCTCCATGACAGCAGGACCGCGTTAGACTCATTCCACACCAAAGCAGCCCAGCCTAGGGCTGCCATCGCAACACAGCCTTGTCTTTGAGGTGTGACCGATAgaaatcatttccttttccagttgaAGGATGACCAGCAGCCACGTGCCCAGCTCAGCTTGCGTTTATTGGAAACTGCTTACCCAGCACTCCACAAAGGAGCTTACAGCGGGGTGACACTTAGGACTCCTATGGCCTAATCCTGGGATTAGCACAGGGCCATGGGCTGGTGGGCAGAGGGAGGGGTGGGACCGGGCATGATGGGAGGGAATGCTGAAGACCCAGGAAGAAGGAACCAGTGGGTCACTACAGATGCTTCAGTTTGGCAGGGAGCTGTGCTGTGGGCTTGTGTGCAGGCCTTTCTCTTGGCCCTGGGgtggatgtgtgcatgtgtgtgtgtgtgtgcatgtgtgtgtgtgtgtgtgcaggtgctcACGGGTGTTACGTGAGTGGTAGGTGGAGGGAGGACAGCTGAACAGTTGGCATCAGGCGTTCTTCATCTTTTCCTTCACTTTTTGAGGCTCAAACTGGATCAGTCGCAGAATTTCCTTATTGGCCAGTGTTCCCTCAATGAATTCTTTCTCCGTAAGTTTATCTGTgcattggaaaaaaaatatatacgtaCATAAAACAGTCAGGATTGATAGCCAAGTGAGCTGCGATGAGGCTGACATCTAGCCAGTATCCCCAGTGTGAATGTATCTATTATGAGAATATTGAATACTCAGTGGCCCTGCGTATTCAATATTCCCCCACCCCAGTCCAGATACCCACCTCCTTTCCCATGACCCTTGGAGCTccctggagaacagcaaagagcGGTGAATGACTGGCACCGGGGGGGGCCCCGAGATGCCAGTCTTGTGCTATGTGCCTCTTCCGATTGGCTGGTGCCCCTGCCTTGCTGGTTACTAAATACTTCAATAATTAATAACTATTAATTGTTATTCTATTTTCTATAGTAGCTCAAGTTTCAAGGATCAAGTTCAGAAGGAGCTTCTGGGGGTCTGAGCATAGCAAAACAATCTGGATGTCAGGCCCAGAGTCTCAGCTGAGAAGCAGGGAACAACAACCCTCCAGAAATAGGAGTGAGAAGTGAAGGGCCCAATGAGATCATGCCAGGGGGAGTGTGGCTTGCAGAGAGGTCTCTTTGGCACCTGCAGCACACAGGCAGCCCCATGATTCCTGGCTGACAACCCCGCCATGATCCCTTCCTATGCATCCATCCCTGCGTCCCCCAGTCTCATCTGCTTCCTTATTTGGGATCAGGACTGAGAGACAGCCTTGTTGCAGCCACATCCGGTTTTCTGGTGTTTTTAATCAGGTGGCTAACTGTATTCAGATCAGTCCAGTTAAATGCATGGTCCTGAGCCCAGATGCCACTGTGCTTGGAGCCGAGGCCACCGCAGGGAGTGGAGGTGGAGTGTACAATAGAAGAGAGTGAGATGAAGTCCCTCCCTGGGAAACTGTTGATCTGGCAGGGAAGGCAGTCACACACAGAAATACCTCTAGCATGAGACAGATGCTCCTTTCTGTTGTATGTTCACGGTGCCTAGCACAGAGTTGGTGCTCAACAAAGCTTTGCTAAACTGAATGTGATTTCTGACTTATGTTCTGGGCCTTTTGGATACCTTTAATCCCTTCTGGGTTAGGATCCAGGGTGTCTTCCTGCACAAGACGGGGTGGTAAAATTTGGGTTTTAACTTGCCAGCCACCCCACAGAGAGTTCACAGAGAGCTTCAAACTCCCACCATCAAAGCCTGACTCTGCCCTGAGGCATTGTCTCCAGATGGGCCACGTGGAAACACGTACAACACATCACGAACAGGAGTAACATGTCGACCTCGGGGCTTCTGACATCATCCCCTCCTGGGATGTTCACCAGGGAGGTTTTCAGATGAGCAAAAAGGAGAACACAGGGCTTGACACATAAACAGACCCAGAGGGAGGTCACGAAGCCAGTTAAGGAGCCAGTGGGGCAAAGTGCCAAAAGAAGGCATCTTGGCAGCCAGTGTCTGTGCAAGGAGGAGAAAGTGCTCAAAGGAGAGGTGCCAATCAGGGCCAATGAGGGAAAGGTGGGTAAAGTACCAAGGCGCGAATTTAAGGAGGCGCTCACTTTCAGGTCCTGTGAGTGCATTGTTGACCCCTGAGAATGAGCGCCTCCTTAAATTCTGTATCCTACATCCCTCCTACACCAATGACCTTCGTGCTTCTCTTATTTCATCATTTGTTGGCAGATTAGGAGGAGCAGGGTCATCTCTCTCTGCCATTATTTAGCATCCTGATCAGGATTTTCTTCTTGATCCTTGGTAGCAGACTGCCTCCAGAGGTCACCAAAGGGGTTAATACAGGACCCTTGGATGTGTTTGGGCCATGCTGTGTTTTATCAATTGAGAcacactggattttaaaaatctccatggctggcttctcttaaaaaaaaaaaaaaaaatcagatgatgTCTCAACCACGGGTTCCATAGTCCCACATGGAATATGCTGGAAGCCATCAGACCAGAGGTGCACCCTCTGCTGTTCGCCAATCCCCACTGCTTGCAGATGACTGTCCACATAACGCGTTATCATCATTCCTGCCCCTCCAGCCATGCGTGTTTGCAGCCGCAGCCTTATACCAGCTCCTTTACCGCATCCTTCTTGTGCTGGCCGTGAGCATCACAGACACACAGCCCCAGCAGCCGAGGGCTGGAGTCCATCACTGCCTACAATGCAGGATCACACTTCCTGAAGGCTGCTTCCAGCCACTGGCTGACAGGACAGGGGCACCAAGACTGACAGGGGCACTGAGGACACCCCATCGACTCTGTCAACACTTCCTCAGAATGCACTGCAGCCTCGGGCATTACTTACCTGacaccttcctttctttccctctctccctgccaggGGTCAGATCTGCTTGGCAGTCTGATAGCTTTCCCAGCCTCCTCTCGATCCCAGCCTGTTTTCCTTCTTCAGCCTTTCCTCCCATAAATCTCTTGCAATCTCATTTAAATCTAATCCTATCTTGGTGGTGTTTCTCAGAGGACCCAAACCAACTTCCCACAGTAAAACCATAGAAATATAGATCCCACTGACTTGGGACTTGATATTAATTCAAAGCTAGGGTGAGCTGAAGTTTGCTCTTGTTCTAATTGTACAGAAAACAGTTTTGGCTGCTGCCCACCCTTAAGGCCATTCCTCTGTCGAACGCTTCAGACAGCTCTGAAAATGCACAATGGAATGAGGTGTCCCCCGTCCTGCCTGGACACTGTGACTCAGAAGAATAAATCTTGTTGGGGTTTCCAGGAAACAGCCCATGGTTGAAAAATCAAAGGCaatgaaggaaaaggaattcACCGTCATCATTCTTTCCGAAGTACTTCCAGATCTTCTCAGCTCGCTTTTCTGGTGTGTTTTCATCATCTGGAAGGAGCTTCATGTCCTCGGGACTGATCATTTTGAAAATAGCCTGTACCAAACAGAAAGAAGGAACTCGTTAGGAGGAACTTTAAGGGGCTGGCAACCCCGGAAAATCCACATCTTACACTGTacacaaaaatctactcaaaatggattaaagacttaaacataagacctcagACCGTCAAACTGCTGGAGGAAAACAGGGGAAAAGCTTCTTGGCACTGGTCTTGACgataattttttggatatgacaccaaaagcgaAGGCAACATAAACCAAAATGAACAAGCAGGATGACATcacactaaagagcttctccacatcagagaaaacaatgaacaaaatcaaAAGGTAACTTACGGAacggaagaaaatattcacaaaccatATATCTtataaggggttaatatcaaaaatatataaggggccaggtgtggtggctcacatctgtcatcccagcactttggaaggatgaggcaggaggatcacttgaaggcaggaatttgagaccatcctgggcaacaaagtgagactccatctctacaaaagaaaattaattagcGGAGGTGGTgggcatgtctgtagtcccagctactcgggaggttgcagatcacttgagcccaggaggtctaggctgcagtgagccatttttgtacctctgcactccagcctaggtgacagagcaagaccctgtctctctctctatatataatatatacattatatttaatatataaggaactcctacaactcaatagaaaaagaacaaataacaaaattgaaaaatgggcaaaggaggccgggcgtggtggctcatgcctgtaatcccagcactttgggaggccaaggcgggtggatcacctgaggtcaggaattcaaaaccagcctggccaacatggtgaaaccctgtctctactaaagatacaaaattagccgggcgtggtggtgcatgcctgtagtcccagctactcgggaggctgaggcaggagaattgcttgaacccaggaagtggaggttgcaatgagccaagatcacgccattgcactccagcctgggtgacaagagcaaaactctatctaaaagaaaaaaaaaaaaaaaagcaagaaagaaaataggcaaaggacccaaacagacatttctccaaagaagatgcgCAAGTGGCCAGCAGGTATCTAGAAACATCACTGATCAccagggaaatataaatcaataccacaatgagatatcacctcacgcCTGTTAGAATGactgtaataaaaaagacaagaaataacaggCATTGGCAAGTGTGTGCGACAAGGGAACCCTGGTccactgttgctgggaatgtaaaatggtacaaccattatggaagacacaTCAGGGACTTTGGGTCACCTCCATCACGATGTCCCTCTCTCAGTGCCCGACCAGCCCACGGGAGAAGACAGCAGTTATAATACAGATGTACAGGCCCCCACCTGATCTACTGAATCAAAATTCCTGGGGGTAGGACCTGGGCATCTGTATTTTTGAGGCCCTCATAAGGGACAGGGAATTCAGGGAAGAGGCAAAGAAGACTTTTGCTTCTTATTTTGTACCTTTCCGTACTGTGATTTTCTGGCCATATAGACATattaatttcacttatttaaaaaaatgaaaataagaaagaaaaagcttcctGATGAAAATCTTACAGCAGTCCTGAGGTTGGAGTTTGGGAATGACTACTTCAGACCCTACTACCCAGAGGTTTTAGAATAGTAAACCTCTTCCTCTGGGTTCATACTGTACCTCAGTTGCTCAGTAGGACTGGCTTATGGCAATAATggctaacatttgttgagtacttAATAGgtgtcacttttcttttcttcttttcttttgttttattttttcttttcttctttttttttttttttttttttttttgagacagggtcttgcaatgtcacccaggctggagtgcagtggtgtaatcatggctcactgcagcctcgacacgctgggctcaagcaatcctcccacctcagcctcctgagtagctgagaccacaggtgcacaccatcatgctcagcaagtttttctgaatttttgtagagacagggtctcactatgttgcccaggctggtctcaaactcctgagctcaagcaatcctttcaccttagcgccccaaagtgctgggattacagaagtgggccactacgcctggcctagGTGTcacttttctaaacattttttatgCCTAATCTTCAAAATAACCTTATGAAGAAGGTATTATTGGTCCCATTTTacggatgaagaaactgagacaacTAACTTGCTGGAAGTCACCCAGCTAGAAGTAGAAGAGTGGAGATTTGAATGCAGACATTTTGATTCTAGACATGGTATCCTCGTGTTGTGCCATAGCCCACTCACCTCCTTATCACTGGAAGGCCTTGGAGATCATTggccaaggctgggggagggagagggaggcatcAACAAGAACTTTTCAAAGGTCTTCCCATGGTACAGGAAGCCTCTCATTTAATCTTCTGCTCAAGGACGGATTCAGCAAAAGGCTTAGCTTTGGGCTCAAGGATCCCATCCTTCTCACCTCCCTCTCCTCTAATAAAGCAGCTGGGTATGCAATGTAGGGGAAGCATGAAGtgcctccagacctgtgagatCAGGGAAAGGGACAAGAGGGCTCCCTGCACCTTTCTAGCTCCAAGTTTCTGTGATTCCAGTGGCTCAGGAACACCAGCGCTGGCTGGGTCCAGAGGGGACACCCAAAGCATTAGGTCCTTGGATGCTGAGGGCAGGAAGGTATGTTGGGTGGGAGTTGGGAGGTTACTGGCTCTGGCCAGAGCCTTCTGCCTCCCTGGAGACACTTGTGAGCAGGTCAGGCAGGGGCAATAATGGCTGTGAAATTATCCTGGAGGGAAGGTCAACAGCTTTGAGAAGTTTCCCTTCAGCCCCCTGGTGCTGGATAAAGGAGCAAAGAGGCCAAAGCCAGCAGCCCAGGGGAGCAGCGTCGCTGGCAGCACTCAAAGCCCTGAGCTGGATGCAAGTGTAGGTGGCTCCTACACTCTTATCCATCTGTGCAGGGCCTTGGGCAGCATGTGCAGGTGTGCCAGCTAGAAGCTGCCTGCCCACCCCACTTCCAACATGGAGGGACAGACCTTCAGAGGCTCGGGAAAGGCTGCAAAAATAATCAAATCCTCACCCTGGGCCCAGGAAGGTTATATGGTTTTCCCACAGCAACACCGCTAGTTGGAGTCAGAGCTGGGACTAGAACCCTTCACTTTTGACTCCCTCAGTCAGTGCTCTGCCCATGAACTTGTAACCTGGTGAATAGCAGAGCCTTCTGCCACCTTGCATGGCCCCAGCCATTGATGGAGTCTCCTTCcgtccctttcctttcttctttcttcctttctctcctcctttccttctcctccctcccttccttcttcccttccccttgcttcctcctctttccttcctgactcctaccttccctctctccctccctcatttccccctcctccctttcctcctccttttattCAATGAATATCAATTTGTAGGCTTCTGCTGGGCCCCGCATTGTTTATGCCACTCTGAAGACTTAGTCCCTATCCCAGGCCACCCAGAGACCCCACAGCCAGTCCGAGGGAGCTTTCTCTGCAGGCTGTGCCAAGATAACAACGAGAGAGACACACGCGTGCCGGAATGGGAGGCCCAAGCCGAGCATTGAGGATAAGCCCATGGACCACAAGCTGCATGCTCTGCTGTTTTATTTATGATTTCTCCTAATAACCGTGGAAGATTTTTGTGCATTTGTAATCATGCAAATGAAAGCATGATTGCCAATGCACACAAAGTTATTAACATCTGAACAACAGTCTCTACTAACAGGAATGGAATTAGAAGAATAAAGTAAGTGGCAGGCGCAGGGGGACTgaaaaagaataagtaaaaaaaaatatcaaatgaaagaaattagaaCTGGTATaataggaaagaaatggaaacaacctaatgTCCAAAAACATAGGAACGTTCAATAATTTCCACATTTCCATAAGCCAGAATTCCAAGCAGCTATTAAAAGTGTTTTGGAAGAGGTTGGATGCagaagctcacgcctgtaatcccagcactttgaaaggctgaggcgggcagatcacctgaggtcaggagttcgagaccagcctggccaacatggcgaaaccccgtctctactaaaatacaaaaattagctgggcgtggtggcaggtgcctgtaatcccaggtactcgtgaggctgaggcaggataattgcttacacctgggaggcagaggttgcagtgagctgagatcacaccactgcactccagcctgggtgacaagagcaaaactctgtctgaaggaaaaaaaaaagtgttttggaaGAATATGTAATGATATGGAAAGCACTCATGATAAAAGAGTAACTGAAAAATGTATGATAAAAAATCATATGTGAATATGTCATAGctttaacattatttaaaattatataggtAAAAGACTGAAAAGGTACATACTGATATACTAAGAAAAGTTTTCCCTGGATGTTGGAATTAGAGGCAATTTTTAGTCTCTTTTCCCTAGGTTTCTAAATTTCGTGAGTTACTTATATATCAGATAAACCATTTTCAAGACACCTACGAGGTTGGTggaaaagtaattgtggtttttgccattactttcacgACAAAGGATCTGACACGAGGACAGTATGGACAGGGGAGAAGACGTATTGGGAACCATATGGAAGCGTGTGCACCTCACAGGGAAACTGTCAGGAGCTGGGGAGCCACGCCGCGCGTGGGAAGCGGGGGCTCATGGGCGGTGCAGCGACCCGCCCCGCGCTGGGGAGAAGATGAGGACTAGAACTCAGAGTTCATGCCCCCAACTTTGACCTCTTTCTACTTTATATGAGAAGCATATTGTGTGTTTAGAATGAACAGTGATTCAACTTGAATGTGTACTGCTGAAAATTTCAAAGGACATTttaataaaggaaggaagaaacaaaggatggagagaaagaaaaaatgtaaatatagtcACGTGTCGCTCAGAGACAGGAATACACTCCGAGAAACACATCTTTAGGCAAGTTCTATGTGGGAACATCATAGAGCATCCTCGCACAAACCCagatggtagagcctactacACCCCTAAGCTCCATGGTCCAGCcttttgctcctaggctacaaacctgtgcagcacGTGACTGTCCTGAATGTTGCAGGCAGTTGTCACAcgatggtaagtatttgtgcatctaaacatagCTAAACAAAGAAATCatgcagtaaaaatacagtataaagataaaaaatgggccgggcacggtggctcacgcctgtaaatcccagcactttgggaggctgaggcgggcggatcgcctgaggtcaggagtttgagaccagcctgaccaacatggtgaaaccccgtctctattaaaaatacaaaaattagccgggcgtggtggcgcacacctgtaatcccagctacttgggaggctgagacaggagaattgcttgaacccaggaggcagagtttgcagtgagccaagatcgcgctattgcactccagctctgggctacagagtgagactccatctcaaaaaaataaataaataaaaagtaaaaaaccaaGATACAAAACGGTAGACCTGTCTAGGGCATTTACCATGAGTGGAGCTTGCAGGATTGagagttgctctgggtgagtcagtgagtgagcagtgagtgaatgtgaagaacTAGGACATTACCACACACTACTGCAGACTTTACAgatacacttaggctacactaagtgcatttgaaaaataaagtaactgtgctatgacatcactaggcaataggaatttttcagctcccttacaatcttatgggaccacagtGGTATATATGGTCCATTGTTGACCCAAACATCGTGAAGCCAAGCATAACACGGAAACACTCAGATTCCGCTCCGGGAAGACAATGAAGCTGTGGGCAAGTGCCCACCCCTCTATCAATATCAGCATCTCGGAGCACCACGCTCTCAGAGCCAGTGGCCTGCATCCCCCGCTCCACCCACAGCTCCACTCCCTCTGCAGCAGCCGCAGCAGGGGGCCCCCAGCCCGGAGTGATCCCGTGATCCCGGCACCGCCCAGCcagaaggggagaggggagactGACCATGACGATCTCCAGCACTTCATTCTTGCTGATGGTCCCGTTACCGTCCACGTCGTAGAGGGAGAAGGCCCACTCCAGCTTCTGGTTGGTCTTGCCCGCGGTGGTCATGTGCAGGGCGATGACGTACTCCTTGAAGTCCAGGGTGCCGTCGAGGTTGGAATCGAAGCTGCGGAACACATGCTGGGCGTAGGCCTTGGGGTCGGTGTCGGGGAAGAACTTGGCGTAGATGCTCTGGAACTGCTGCTGGGTGATGCGGCCGGTGGGACAGTCCTTCAGGAAGGACTGGTACCAGGAGCACAGCTCCTCCTCCGAGAACTTGGTGTTCAGCTGCAGCTCCTCCAGGATCTCCTTGGACAGGGCCCCACTTTTGCTGTTCCCCATGAGTGAGGAAGAGTGGGCAGCGGCTGGGGAGTCGCTGGGTGGGTGGGACGTGCGTGGTCCCCTGGCCGCAGGCTGGAGCTCAGGGCTGGTGTGAGCTGAAGACCGAGATGCTGGTGGCTTAGGAGGATTTGCGACCAGTTCTTCACAATCCTTGAAGGGAGG encodes the following:
- the RCVRN gene encoding recoverin, giving the protein MGNSKSGALSKEILEELQLNTKFSEEELCSWYQSFLKDCPTGRITQQQFQSIYAKFFPDTDPKAYAQHVFRSFDSNLDGTLDFKEYVIALHMTTAGKTNQKLEWAFSLYDVDGNGTISKNEVLEIVMAIFKMISPEDMKLLPDDENTPEKRAEKIWKYFGKNDDDKLTEKEFIEGTLANKEILRLIQFEPQKVKEKMKNA